A genome region from Thalassotalea euphylliae includes the following:
- a CDS encoding thioesterase family protein produces the protein MEIKDSLALTYTVQSKDLASDLPIDEHDNFPEVFATSRMIALMELSAARLMKPMLQSDELSVGVNVNVNHLAATPNNQEVKAIATYIGMAGKLYQFEVELHDKGGIAGSGTHTRAIVKTERLLQGAITRVNKP, from the coding sequence ATGGAAATTAAGGATAGCCTAGCATTAACTTACACTGTTCAATCGAAAGATCTTGCCAGTGACCTGCCAATTGATGAGCATGATAATTTTCCTGAAGTGTTCGCAACCTCAAGAATGATTGCATTAATGGAATTATCAGCTGCTCGCCTAATGAAACCTATGCTGCAAAGTGACGAATTATCTGTTGGCGTTAATGTTAACGTTAATCATCTTGCCGCAACGCCTAATAATCAAGAAGTCAAAGCTATCGCAACCTATATCGGCATGGCAGGAAAACTTTATCAGTTTGAAGTGGAGCTGCATGATAAAGGAGGGATCGCTGGTAGCGGAACGCATACCAGAGCTATTGTTAAAACCGAACGCTTATTACAAGGCGCAATTACCCGAGTCAATAAGCCTTAG